A window from Aerococcus sp. Group 1 encodes these proteins:
- a CDS encoding DUF948 domain-containing protein, translating into MTWSEIAAIIAAVSFAVLVVFLVLFIRQLTQTVKEVVNTVDEANKTIAVLRRDVDGISVEAQGLLNKTNQLLEDVNGKVAKVDPLFQAVGDVGVSISDVNDSTRDLVLNITNKADEKVDQAKAGYKKVRQASENSQVDPKVSGFEKIGKSAKLLKKKRDMRKAQEQSETKAF; encoded by the coding sequence ATGACATGGAGTGAGATAGCGGCAATTATTGCTGCAGTATCCTTCGCTGTTTTAGTGGTTTTTCTTGTTTTATTTATCCGTCAATTGACACAAACCGTTAAGGAAGTTGTGAATACAGTTGATGAGGCCAATAAAACAATTGCCGTTCTCCGACGCGATGTCGACGGTATCTCAGTAGAAGCTCAAGGCCTACTTAATAAGACCAACCAACTACTGGAAGACGTTAACGGTAAGGTAGCTAAGGTTGATCCTTTATTCCAAGCAGTGGGAGATGTTGGGGTTTCCATTTCCGATGTGAATGATTCTACCCGCGATTTAGTATTGAATATCACCAATAAAGCGGATGAAAAAGTTGATCAAGCCAAAGCTGGTTACAAGAAAGTACGTCAAGCCAGTGAAAATAGCCAGGTTGATCCCAAGGTTTCTGGCTTTGAAAAGATTGGAAAATCAGCTAAATTACTTAAGAAAAAACGCGACATGCGTAAGGCTCAAGAACAATCTGAAACCAAGGCATTTTAG
- a CDS encoding YtxH domain-containing protein, whose amino-acid sequence MSNKTGAFLLGAIIGGSAAAVTALLFAPKSGKELRQDINDQANNLKDTAMDYADLAIEKGNTIYEATSDAANDIRVNLQESADTLKDSLQETGRVANEQYHKAKDDVKEAYDYTKEYVDEAAQDAKDEAKKAGKEVEEKSKDVADTAKKEAKDGKEEAKSQAKK is encoded by the coding sequence ATGTCAAATAAAACAGGTGCATTTTTACTCGGAGCAATTATTGGTGGATCAGCAGCGGCTGTAACCGCATTATTATTCGCGCCAAAATCTGGTAAAGAATTACGTCAAGACATCAATGACCAAGCTAACAACTTAAAAGACACAGCCATGGACTATGCTGATCTTGCAATCGAAAAGGGTAACACCATTTACGAAGCCACTTCAGATGCAGCTAACGACATCCGCGTTAACTTACAAGAAAGTGCAGACACCCTTAAAGACTCCTTACAAGAAACTGGCCGTGTAGCTAACGAACAATACCACAAGGCTAAAGACGACGTTAAGGAAGCTTACGACTACACCAAGGAATATGTCGATGAAGCTGCCCAAGATGCTAAAGATGAAGCCAAAAAAGCTGGTAAAGAAGTCGAAGAAAAATCAAAAGACGTTGCAGACACCGCTAAAAAAGAAGCTAAAGACGGCAAAGAAGAAGCCAAGAGCCAAGCTAAAAAATAA
- a CDS encoding IS110 family transposase codes for MTKYLYAFDVSKGKATQVLYKNNRCIEESLLEFTRKGFEELLQNIQQISGEVTLAFETTGIYSKPLERFCHKNHLTYHSLNPLEVYNRTNGLTLRRNKTDQADAHKLAQIMSIFNFQPSVRKELRYEEMKRMNAYYLELQEGIDRLYVKFLEGIYLCFPGIEKVFSKLKNEFALTIIEKYPHPDYVLETSRTVIKNILKKSTLKNISKQRAFQKADQIIECAASSYPSVHKDSFYCQVLSFYAAHLKNLINQKELIQDKMIALGRQFSEFIIYASVPGIGQLSACQLIAELGDLSRFENHKQLNAYVGIDIRRYQSGKFIGRDHINKRGNKKARKILYIIITNMIRAQRHAPNHIVDYYYTKNSHPLINAIR; via the coding sequence ATGACTAAGTATTTATATGCATTTGATGTTTCCAAAGGAAAAGCGACACAAGTTCTGTATAAAAATAATAGATGTATTGAGGAAAGCCTTTTGGAATTCACTCGTAAGGGATTTGAAGAACTGTTACAGAATATCCAACAGATCTCTGGGGAAGTGACTCTTGCTTTTGAAACGACAGGTATCTATTCAAAGCCACTTGAACGATTTTGTCACAAAAATCATTTAACTTACCACAGTTTGAATCCTTTAGAAGTGTACAATCGAACTAATGGTTTGACATTAAGAAGAAATAAAACAGACCAAGCAGATGCTCATAAATTGGCACAAATCATGTCAATTTTTAACTTTCAACCTTCGGTAAGGAAAGAGCTTCGCTATGAAGAAATGAAGCGCATGAATGCTTATTATTTAGAACTACAAGAAGGTATCGACAGACTCTATGTTAAGTTTTTAGAAGGTATCTATCTTTGCTTTCCTGGTATCGAAAAAGTTTTCTCTAAATTAAAAAATGAATTTGCTTTAACTATTATTGAAAAATACCCACATCCCGACTATGTGCTAGAAACCTCTCGAACAGTCATCAAAAATATATTGAAAAAGTCAACATTAAAAAATATCTCTAAGCAAAGAGCTTTTCAAAAAGCTGATCAAATCATTGAGTGTGCAGCTTCTTCCTATCCTTCTGTCCATAAGGACAGTTTTTATTGTCAGGTGCTCAGTTTTTATGCCGCACATCTAAAAAATTTAATTAATCAAAAAGAACTTATTCAAGATAAGATGATTGCTTTGGGACGTCAGTTTTCTGAATTTATAATTTATGCCAGTGTACCAGGGATTGGGCAACTGTCGGCTTGTCAGTTAATTGCAGAATTAGGTGATTTATCCCGATTCGAGAACCACAAACAATTAAATGCCTATGTCGGAATTGATATTAGACGCTATCAATCAGGTAAATTTATAGGCCGAGACCATATCAACAAACGTGGAAATAAAAAAGCTAGAAAAATACTTTATATCATTATTACCAATATGATTCGCGCCCAGAGACATGCGCCAAATCATATCGTTGATTATTACTATACAAAAAACAGCCACCCTTTAATAAATGCCATAAGGTAG